One Perognathus longimembris pacificus isolate PPM17 chromosome 2, ASM2315922v1, whole genome shotgun sequence DNA segment encodes these proteins:
- the Tmem60 gene encoding transmembrane protein 60 — MRMSLAQRVLLTWLFTLLFLIMLVLKLDEKAPWNWFLIFIPVWIFDTILLVMLIVKMAGRCKSGFDPRHGSHNIKKKAWYLIAMLLKLAFCLALCAKLEQFTTMNVSYVFIPLWALLAGALTELGYNVFFVRD; from the coding sequence ATGAGAATGTCCTTGGCTCAGAGAGTACTACTCACCTGGCTTTTCACATTACTCTTCTTGATCATGTTGGTGTTGAAACTGGATGAGAAGGCACCTTGGAACTGGTTCCTCATATTTATTCCAGTATGGATATTTGATACTATCCTTCTTGTCATGCTGATTGTGAAAATGGCTGGGCGATGTAAGTCTGGTTTTGACCCTCGTCATGGATcacacaatattaaaaaaaaagcctggtacCTCATTGCAATGTTACTTAAATTAGCTTTCTGCCTGGCACTCTGTGCTAAACTGGAACAATTTACTACCATGAATGTGTCCTATGTCTTCATTCCTTTATGGGCTCTACTGGCAGGGGCCTTAACAGAACTTGGATATAATGTCTTTTTTGTGAGAGACTGA